One window of the Penaeus vannamei isolate JL-2024 chromosome 31, ASM4276789v1, whole genome shotgun sequence genome contains the following:
- the LOC113803572 gene encoding sal-like protein 4, with amino-acid sequence MVEESVLSCSSVVAWESGDLGLCDTPQGFEASPFFSAQEGVSSFPSLPPSFHDPAFPVPQYSGSWEGLAQPYTQFLPLTPPLAADTYLAGSSPATPSVPSPPYACPPGPSSSQSLSGRGLMPSVYTGALTPPVSPAPTVIATNLAAQQVRVITPSEVLPLSGKPVVAKQTRQKFPCSDCGKLYTQRRARDLHMLVHTGERPFVCDRCGAAFNRPGTLKVHRITEVCLRKHRRAFDQRASARAGRAWAHRTSMAAPK; translated from the exons ATGGTTGAGGAAAGCGTGTTGAGTTGTTCTTCTGTTGTAG caTGGGAGAGCGGAGATTTGGGACTATGTGATACGCCGCAGGGATTTGAAGCATCGCCTTTTTTCTCGGCACAAG AAGGTGTGTCAagttttccatctctccctccatcgttCCACGACCCGGCCTTCCCTGTCCCGCAGTACTCCGGCTCCTGGGAAGGCCTCGCTCAGCCCTACACTCAGTTCCTCCCTCTGACGCCCCCGCTCGCCGCCGATACGTATCTCGCCGGATCTTCGCCCGCCACGCCTTCGGTGCCTTCGCCTCCTTATGCGTGCCCTCCGGGCCCTTCCTCTTCCCAGAGTCTTTCCGGACGAGGGCTGATGCCTTCCGTGTATACCGGAGCGCTGACGCCCCCGGTGTCGCCCGCACCGACAGTTATCGCCACGAACCTCGCCGCGCAGCAGGTTCGGGTCATCACCCCGTCGGAGGTCTTGCCGTTGTCGGGGAAGCCCGTCGTGGCCAAGCAGACCAGGCAGAAGTTCCCCTGCTCCGACTGCGGCAAGTTGTACACCCAGCGGAGAGCCAGGGACCTGCACATGCTCGTCCACACGGGAGAGCGGCCCTTCGTCTGCGACCGCTGCGGCGCCGCCTTCAACCGCCCCGGGACGCTCAAGGTGCACCGCATCACGGAGGTCTGCCTCCGCAAGCACCGCAGGGCGTTCGACCAGCGGGCCAGCGCTCGGGCCGGGCGGGCGTGGGCGCACCGGACGTCAATGGCCGCGCCCAAGTGA